The proteins below come from a single Bacillota bacterium genomic window:
- a CDS encoding DUF2905 domain-containing protein, whose product MLFGALLLAVGALFYLGGRWLHLGRLPGDFVWQHGSFTLYAPLASSLLLSLLLTLLLNLFLGRR is encoded by the coding sequence ATGCTCTTCGGCGCCCTGCTGCTGGCGGTGGGCGCCCTCTTCTACCTGGGCGGCCGCTGGCTGCATCTGGGGCGGCTGCCCGGGGACTTCGTCTGGCAGCACGGCTCCTTCACGCTCTACGCCCCGCTGGCCTCCTCGCTCCTGCTCAGCCTGCTGCTCACCCTGCTGCTCAACCTCTTCCTCGGCCGGCGGTAG
- a CDS encoding carboxymuconolactone decarboxylase family protein encodes MEPRIDYRSLAPEAAEALRGLNAYVRRSGLLEPSLVRLVEVRASQINGCAFCLDMHTQEARLAGEGEQRLYALAAWREAPFYTPRERAALAWTEAVTRLEDGHVPDQVYQEARRHFSERELVDLTLAVVAINGWNRLNVAFRTPAGTWRPPQDGAAPS; translated from the coding sequence GTGGAACCGCGGATCGACTACCGCAGCCTGGCGCCGGAGGCGGCCGAGGCGCTGCGCGGTCTCAACGCCTACGTCCGTCGCAGCGGGCTTCTGGAGCCCTCGCTGGTCCGCCTGGTGGAGGTACGCGCCTCGCAGATCAACGGCTGTGCCTTCTGCCTGGACATGCACACGCAGGAGGCGCGCCTGGCGGGGGAGGGGGAGCAGCGCCTCTACGCGCTGGCCGCCTGGCGCGAGGCGCCTTTCTACACGCCGCGCGAGCGGGCGGCGCTGGCCTGGACCGAGGCGGTGACGCGCCTGGAGGACGGCCACGTCCCCGACCAGGTCTACCAGGAGGCGCGGCGCCACTTCAGCGAGCGGGAGCTGGTCGACCTGACGTTGGCGGTGGTGGCCATCAACGGCTGGAACCGGCTCAACGTCGCCTTCCGGACGCCGGCCGGCACCTGGCGCCCGCCGCAGGACGGCGCCGCGCCCTCCTGA
- a CDS encoding glycosidase encodes MAFRLRRLSERPILEPDPAHRWEAAAVFNPGAILHNGRVVLLYRGSDRPFRAEGEPYVSAIGYAESLDGIHFLRRPRPVMVGDGGQARRGVQDPRLVRLDDRYYMVYTAFGGREPEDYRIAMAVSRDLVRWGGRRVLLEEPNKDGGLLPERLDGRYFLFHRRPPDIWLAVSRDLYHWEEHRVILRPRPGSWESSRIGIGPQPLRVEQGWLLIYHGVDERNTYRLGAALLDARDPYRVLARLPEPIFEPELEWEREGLVPDVVFSCGAVDVGDRFLVYYGAADTRIGVAELRKSEIRF; translated from the coding sequence ATGGCCTTCCGACTCCGCCGGCTGAGCGAGCGTCCGATCCTGGAACCCGACCCGGCCCACCGCTGGGAGGCGGCGGCGGTCTTCAACCCCGGCGCCATCCTCCACAACGGCCGCGTCGTCCTCCTCTACCGGGGCAGCGACCGGCCCTTCCGCGCCGAGGGCGAGCCCTATGTCTCGGCCATCGGCTACGCCGAGAGCCTGGACGGGATCCACTTCCTGCGCCGTCCCCGGCCGGTGATGGTGGGCGACGGCGGCCAGGCGCGACGGGGGGTGCAGGATCCGCGCCTGGTCCGCCTGGACGACCGCTACTACATGGTCTACACCGCCTTCGGCGGGCGCGAGCCGGAGGACTACCGCATTGCCATGGCCGTCTCGCGCGACCTGGTCCGCTGGGGCGGCCGCCGGGTGCTGCTGGAGGAGCCCAACAAGGACGGTGGCCTCTTGCCCGAGCGCCTGGACGGACGCTACTTCCTCTTCCACCGCCGTCCGCCCGACATCTGGCTGGCCGTCTCGCGCGACCTGTACCACTGGGAGGAGCACCGCGTCATCCTGCGGCCCCGCCCCGGCAGCTGGGAGTCGAGCCGCATCGGCATCGGGCCGCAGCCGTTGCGCGTCGAGCAGGGCTGGCTGCTCATCTACCACGGGGTCGACGAGAGGAACACGTATCGTCTGGGCGCGGCGCTCCTGGACGCGCGCGACCCCTACCGCGTGCTGGCCCGGCTGCCGGAGCCCATCTTCGAGCCGGAGCTGGAGTGGGAGCGGGAGGGGCTGGTGCCGGACGTGGTCTTCAGCTGCGGCGCCGTCGACGTGGGCGACCGCTTCCTCGTCTACTATGGCGCCGCCGACACCCGCATCGGCGTGGCCGAGCTGAGAAAGTCCGAGATCCGCTTCTGA
- a CDS encoding MFS transporter translates to MRELFRQPDFARLLAGRVVTTAGDALYAVASMWLVQELTHSTFYTGLAGTLAFLPYLLQLFVGPLVDRWPIRRTLTLTQGLQGALVLAVPLLALPGRPPLWAILGLIPLLALAGQFGEPAEQAALPRILPPEHLVRANSLFTFAAQGTSLVFRALAGLLVAAVGAVPLYALDALSFLGAAWIFTRLRVPPAPRATAEAAGAGEESGSGAGGETPLRRYLAELGEGLGLVARSVAGRITLGAVALNFVIAAMMVVLPAHAAAHGGPNVYGAMLSAMAAGTIAGALLAPRLERWRISTAIGLVSLAGGAAWLLAALGTLPPLLVGAFGLGWVPGGVVNALVGGGLQRIVPRQLMGRVASAITSLVSLAMPLGSFLGGLAGEAWGPTAVIAGTALVQLLFGLYWQADPVLRRLPATRQLGEEHLFPRPPGSSAAPAAGA, encoded by the coding sequence ATGCGCGAGCTCTTCCGGCAGCCCGACTTCGCCCGGCTCCTCGCGGGGCGGGTGGTCACCACCGCCGGCGACGCCCTCTACGCCGTCGCCTCCATGTGGCTCGTCCAGGAGTTGACGCACAGCACCTTCTACACCGGGCTGGCGGGGACGCTCGCCTTCCTGCCCTACCTGCTCCAGCTCTTCGTCGGGCCGCTGGTCGACCGCTGGCCCATCCGCCGCACCCTGACGCTGACCCAGGGCCTCCAGGGAGCCCTGGTGCTGGCCGTGCCCCTCCTCGCCCTGCCCGGGCGGCCGCCGCTCTGGGCGATCCTGGGCCTGATCCCGCTCCTGGCCCTGGCCGGACAGTTCGGCGAGCCGGCCGAACAGGCGGCGCTGCCCCGCATCCTGCCGCCGGAGCACCTGGTGCGGGCCAACTCGCTCTTCACCTTCGCCGCCCAGGGCACCAGCCTCGTCTTCCGCGCCCTGGCCGGCCTTCTGGTGGCGGCCGTCGGCGCGGTCCCGCTCTACGCCCTGGACGCGCTCAGCTTCCTCGGCGCCGCCTGGATCTTCACCAGGCTGCGCGTCCCCCCGGCCCCGCGGGCGACCGCGGAGGCGGCCGGCGCCGGAGAGGAGTCCGGGAGCGGGGCCGGCGGCGAGACGCCGCTCCGCCGCTACCTGGCCGAGCTGGGGGAGGGGCTCGGGCTGGTGGCGCGCTCGGTGGCCGGGCGGATCACGCTGGGCGCGGTGGCGCTCAACTTCGTCATCGCCGCCATGATGGTCGTCCTGCCGGCCCACGCCGCCGCCCACGGCGGCCCGAACGTCTACGGGGCCATGCTCTCGGCCATGGCCGCCGGCACCATCGCGGGGGCGCTCCTGGCCCCGCGCCTGGAGCGATGGCGCATCTCCACCGCCATCGGGCTGGTCAGCCTGGCGGGCGGCGCCGCCTGGCTGCTGGCCGCGCTGGGCACGCTCCCGCCGCTCCTCGTCGGCGCCTTCGGACTGGGCTGGGTGCCGGGCGGGGTGGTCAACGCGCTGGTGGGCGGCGGCCTGCAGCGCATCGTGCCGCGCCAGCTGATGGGGCGGGTGGCCTCGGCCATCACCAGCCTCGTCTCCCTCGCCATGCCGCTGGGCTCCTTCCTGGGCGGCCTGGCGGGCGAGGCCTGGGGGCCGACGGCGGTCATCGCCGGCACCGCGCTGGTCCAGCTCCTCTTCGGCCTCTACTGGCAGGCGGACCCTGTCCTGCGCCGCCTCCCCGCCACACGCCAGCTGGGCGAGGAGCACCTCTTCCCGCGGCCTCCCGGCTCCTCGGCCGCCCCCGCCGCCGGCGCCTGA
- a CDS encoding ROK family transcriptional regulator codes for MRTGDRDLIRDLNISIVLNTIRQHQPIARTEIAARTGLSPATVTGITARLLAEGWIREAGFGEASGGRRPILLRLDARSRFSVGVKLAADEVSAAVGDLGADLLEVVTLPLPQEAPGIVEQVAEAVLRALRGAGVARSAVIGVGVALPGVVDPVRGLSLFAPWHPWEHFPLKSQLEERLGLPVLLENDANAFTLAERWFGAGRGAHHLVGVMISAGIGAGVVIDGHVYRGAAYAAGEIGHLVVEPEGPACVCGQHGCLEAVAGDRALAREGARLLQAGRAPVLARLAGGDPARVRRQEVVEAARRGDAACRQLLERAGETIGRAVAAMVNTLNPEAVVVGGGLPDQAGPLLLEPLRRAVDRHAFHAPGHSFRVLPAGLGERAWLVGALTLAVEEAFRAPIPV; via the coding sequence GTGCGCACCGGCGACCGCGACCTGATCCGCGATCTGAACATCTCCATCGTGCTCAACACCATCCGCCAGCACCAGCCCATCGCCCGGACGGAGATCGCCGCCCGCACCGGCCTCAGCCCCGCCACGGTGACCGGCATCACCGCCCGCCTGCTGGCCGAGGGCTGGATCCGGGAGGCCGGCTTCGGCGAGGCCAGCGGCGGGCGGCGCCCCATCCTGCTTCGCCTGGACGCGCGCTCCCGTTTCTCCGTCGGCGTCAAGCTGGCCGCCGACGAGGTCTCCGCGGCCGTGGGCGACCTGGGCGCCGACCTGCTGGAGGTGGTGACGCTCCCGCTGCCCCAGGAGGCCCCGGGCATCGTGGAGCAGGTGGCGGAGGCGGTGCTGCGGGCGCTGCGCGGCGCCGGCGTCGCGCGCTCGGCCGTCATCGGCGTGGGCGTGGCGCTGCCTGGTGTCGTCGACCCCGTGCGGGGGCTCTCGCTCTTCGCCCCCTGGCACCCCTGGGAGCACTTCCCGCTCAAGAGCCAGCTGGAGGAGCGGCTCGGGCTCCCCGTCCTGCTGGAGAACGACGCCAACGCCTTCACCCTGGCCGAGCGCTGGTTCGGCGCGGGCCGCGGCGCGCACCACCTGGTGGGGGTGATGATCAGCGCCGGCATCGGCGCAGGCGTCGTCATCGACGGCCATGTCTACCGCGGCGCCGCCTACGCGGCGGGCGAGATCGGCCACCTGGTGGTGGAGCCGGAGGGGCCCGCCTGCGTCTGCGGCCAGCACGGCTGCCTGGAAGCGGTGGCCGGCGACCGGGCGCTGGCGCGGGAGGGGGCTCGCCTGCTGCAGGCCGGCCGCGCCCCCGTCCTCGCCCGCCTGGCCGGCGGCGACCCGGCCCGCGTCCGCCGCCAGGAGGTGGTGGAGGCGGCCCGCCGGGGCGACGCCGCCTGCCGCCAGCTCCTCGAGCGGGCGGGCGAGACCATCGGGCGCGCCGTGGCCGCCATGGTCAATACGCTCAACCCCGAGGCGGTGGTGGTGGGAGGAGGCCTGCCGGACCAGGCGGGGCCGCTCCTCCTGGAACCGCTGCGCAGGGCGGTCGATCGCCACGCCTTCCACGCGCCGGGCCACTCCTTCCGGGTGCTGCCCGCCGGCCTGGGCGAGCGCGCCTGGCTGGTGGGCGCCCTGACCCTGGCCGTGGAGGAGGCCTTCCGCGCCCCCATCCCGGTCTAG